In Mangrovivirga cuniculi, the following proteins share a genomic window:
- a CDS encoding porin family protein — translation MKKLIILSIITLLGLSSKINAQDVSYGLKTGLNIANVIGGDADRNNLFTFHAGGFVEFGVNEKFSIQQEILFSRQGSEIDNSQEVRLDYLAFPILAKYYLTDYISIEAGPQISFLVEDKVVYNENGYPPSELDANSFDLGLNIGFGYNISSRLLAQMRYNYGITTISENPDSNNSVFQISVGYKFK, via the coding sequence ATGAAAAAACTAATAATCTTATCAATCATTACCTTATTAGGTTTATCATCAAAAATTAATGCCCAGGATGTCAGCTATGGACTGAAAACGGGTCTTAATATTGCTAACGTTATCGGTGGAGATGCTGATAGGAATAACTTATTTACTTTTCATGCAGGTGGATTTGTTGAATTTGGAGTAAATGAAAAGTTTTCCATTCAGCAAGAGATATTATTTTCCAGACAAGGCTCTGAAATAGACAATTCCCAGGAAGTAAGATTAGATTACCTGGCTTTTCCCATATTGGCAAAATATTATTTAACAGACTATATAAGTATTGAAGCAGGACCACAAATATCATTTCTAGTTGAAGATAAAGTGGTTTACAATGAAAATGGATATCCCCCATCCGAATTAGATGCAAACAGCTTTGATTTAGGGCTAAATATCGGATTTGGCTACAATATAAGCTCCAGGCTACTTGCGCAAATGCGATATAATTATGGCATCACAACGATAAGCGAAAACCCGGATTCTAACAATAGTGTATTTCAGATTTCGGTAGGATATAAATTCAAATAG
- a CDS encoding alpha/beta fold hydrolase — MKTLIKILKIVFISIILISAFVALIFGHSSIPLDELKAEYANEESEFMSIDGANVHYRDVGNPGDSLPIILIHGTGASLHTFNDWTKELKTNHRVIRMDLPGYGLTGPFENRDYSIHHYVNFLNTFLDSLSIDQCVMGGNSLGGHIAWRFTLKHPEKVNKLILIDASGYPFKSKSSPIAFKMAKVPVVKNAFTYITPRFVVESSVENVYADDSKVTEEVVDRYFELTLRKGNRQAFVDRFSTSNNLKAYKKLNTIKTETLILWGEQDDLIPVEIAYQFHEALPNDTLVILPNAGHIPMEEIPEKSLDVVFDFLNDK; from the coding sequence ATGAAAACCCTGATCAAAATTCTCAAAATCGTATTTATAAGCATTATTCTTATCAGTGCTTTTGTTGCCTTAATTTTCGGTCATTCCAGCATTCCTCTGGACGAACTAAAAGCGGAATACGCAAACGAAGAATCTGAATTTATGTCTATTGATGGTGCCAATGTCCACTATCGCGACGTAGGAAATCCCGGTGATTCGCTACCCATTATTCTAATTCACGGCACCGGCGCGAGTCTTCACACTTTTAATGACTGGACAAAAGAATTAAAGACAAACCACCGTGTTATAAGAATGGATCTTCCGGGCTACGGTCTTACCGGTCCTTTTGAAAACCGGGATTATTCAATCCATCACTACGTAAACTTCCTCAATACTTTCCTCGATTCGCTAAGTATAGATCAATGCGTAATGGGTGGAAATTCACTTGGAGGACACATCGCCTGGAGGTTTACCCTTAAGCATCCTGAAAAGGTAAACAAACTAATCCTCATCGATGCTTCTGGTTATCCTTTCAAATCAAAAAGTAGTCCGATAGCGTTTAAAATGGCTAAAGTACCAGTGGTGAAAAATGCTTTTACCTATATCACACCCCGATTTGTTGTCGAATCGAGTGTCGAAAATGTTTATGCTGATGATTCTAAAGTAACCGAAGAAGTGGTTGACCGATATTTCGAACTTACCTTAAGGAAAGGAAACAGACAGGCCTTTGTTGATCGCTTCTCAACGTCGAATAATCTTAAAGCCTACAAAAAATTGAATACCATCAAAACAGAAACGCTGATTCTTTGGGGAGAGCAAGACGATTTAATTCCCGTTGAAATTGCCTATCAATTTCATGAGGCACTTCCTAATGATACATTGGTTATTTTACCAAATGCAGGTCATATTCCCATGGAAGAAATACCTGAAAAAAGCCTGGATGTAGTATTTGATTTTTTAAATGACAAATAA
- a CDS encoding metallophosphoesterase: MNKSSRRKFIKGGIFAAIGLTFLDSLWFEKYIIDWNYFDISKSAKNKIKFIQISDLHINELKSFHESIAEKINSKKPDIIFITGDSVDSTDKIESLNKFLELIDTSIRKYAITGNWEYWGNVNLDKLKAVYSNNNCELLINENRSVKIKDREISIIGIDDLVGGEADFPKAVENLKKTDTTIVLSHCPVHRDIITKQKGDLKIDLVLSGHTHGGQITLLGMVPFKPRGSGKYLKGWYKNSDLKMYISKGIGTSILPIRFGARAEMVEMEV; encoded by the coding sequence ATGAACAAGTCAAGCAGAAGGAAATTTATAAAAGGAGGAATATTTGCTGCTATCGGCTTGACTTTTTTAGATTCATTATGGTTTGAAAAATATATAATCGATTGGAACTACTTTGACATATCCAAATCAGCAAAAAATAAAATCAAATTCATTCAAATTTCAGATTTGCATATTAATGAGTTAAAGTCCTTTCATGAATCCATTGCTGAAAAGATCAACTCAAAAAAACCAGATATAATTTTTATTACAGGAGACTCTGTTGATTCAACTGATAAGATCGAGTCTCTAAATAAATTCCTGGAATTAATTGATACGTCAATCCGAAAATATGCAATAACCGGAAACTGGGAATACTGGGGCAATGTTAACCTGGATAAACTAAAGGCTGTTTATTCTAACAACAATTGTGAATTATTGATCAATGAAAACAGGTCAGTTAAAATAAAGGATCGTGAAATATCGATAATCGGAATAGATGATCTGGTAGGTGGTGAGGCTGACTTTCCGAAAGCAGTTGAGAATCTTAAAAAGACAGATACAACGATAGTTTTATCGCATTGTCCGGTGCACCGGGACATAATCACAAAACAAAAAGGTGATTTAAAGATTGATCTGGTTCTCTCCGGTCATACCCATGGAGGACAAATTACTTTATTAGGAATGGTACCGTTCAAACCAAGGGGTAGTGGAAAATATTTAAAAGGATGGTATAAAAATTCTGATCTCAAAATGTATATCTCAAAAGGAATTGGCACAAGCATTTTACCAATTCGATTTGGTGCACGGGCAGAAATGGTCGAAATGGAGGTCTGA
- a CDS encoding carboxypeptidase-like regulatory domain-containing protein has product MKYPLILFFLIIHFPVVSQTQLQWKGRILAKKDSTPVFNAHIYIKNSNISTSTNEQGYFQLNYSETNSNSPILISCIGYKPVIIQKTKNTRTIYLEENTYTLMEIVVRAIDPKKILKTAQENFTRNYYKGDITKNIYYYENIVSNDEPLRRLEIMTKVGSKGFQNHHKKPDFYVYQKRPVFNNDQSFYGANGIDVLYSLAWTQTYLDKSVFKKFRFSLKRKSNFLGFEAYHLLLESKQRPDHKTSIYITVKDNAIIAINESFQNDIKKEAEPEHFYFLESIQYVDFIKSKSGKWHVNSIDDYRVSIRNQLVNKTRRYIKVLSTKEAKIETDLPKVKRETDLYDYDVTYDEGFWKDFNAPPLIKVESMEGVN; this is encoded by the coding sequence ATGAAATACCCTTTGATTCTATTTTTCCTTATTATTCATTTTCCAGTGGTTTCCCAAACCCAACTTCAATGGAAAGGCCGGATACTTGCTAAAAAAGATTCTACTCCTGTTTTTAATGCCCACATTTATATAAAAAATTCGAACATCAGCACCTCCACCAACGAGCAGGGATATTTTCAATTGAACTATTCTGAAACGAATTCCAATTCTCCGATATTGATATCCTGCATAGGATATAAGCCGGTTATCATTCAGAAAACAAAAAATACCAGAACGATTTACCTGGAGGAAAATACCTACACTCTTATGGAAATAGTGGTCAGAGCGATTGATCCTAAGAAAATATTAAAGACAGCCCAGGAGAATTTTACCAGAAATTATTATAAAGGCGACATCACGAAAAACATCTACTATTACGAAAATATTGTGTCGAATGATGAGCCATTGCGCAGACTGGAAATAATGACTAAAGTGGGCTCTAAGGGATTTCAAAACCACCATAAAAAACCTGATTTTTATGTCTATCAGAAAAGACCAGTTTTCAATAATGACCAAAGCTTTTATGGAGCAAATGGTATTGACGTTCTTTACTCCCTCGCCTGGACCCAAACATATCTGGATAAAAGTGTATTTAAAAAATTCAGGTTTTCGTTAAAAAGAAAATCAAATTTCCTCGGATTTGAGGCTTATCACCTCCTTTTAGAATCAAAACAAAGACCTGATCATAAGACGTCTATCTATATTACTGTCAAAGATAATGCTATAATTGCTATAAATGAGTCATTTCAAAATGATATAAAAAAGGAAGCAGAACCTGAACACTTTTACTTTCTGGAATCCATTCAATATGTGGATTTCATCAAATCAAAAAGTGGTAAATGGCATGTGAATTCTATCGATGATTACAGGGTTTCCATACGTAATCAACTAGTAAATAAAACCCGAAGATATATTAAGGTGCTTTCTACAAAAGAAGCTAAGATCGAAACTGATCTACCGAAAGTAAAAAGAGAAACAGATCTTTACGATTATGATGTCACTTACGATGAGGGATTCTGGAAAGATTTTAATGCACCTCCTTTAATAAAAGTTGAGTCTATGGAAGGGGTTAATTGA
- a CDS encoding OmpA family protein has translation MKPIFITIQLLLISFSLSAQIGRTYPDGHGGRVFFPFGDISFADEVVEFQVGDPGPIEGYGIPEPILGIPDYTGDFEKKYTTLGYGGSLTIKFTDNILYDIPGPDLYIFEIGPDVEPVEVHISKNGNDWINVGKTGGGLSEVDISEYVNESDIFRYVKIVDVKDGKSGRWPGADVDAIGAIGSSINFQLSSSVLFDFGKATLGEDKTELKSIGEKVSEINGLTVIEGYTDNVGSQESNIDLSKRRAEEIRSYLINNHNIDEGKIKVYAFGEKNPVADNTTEEGRSKNRRVEIIVFPNENEERKGVVGTWDAGKWGDLHIYRYGDKIAGWYESDGGEIVGELTDPYTIEGKWVENGSRKECDSYVYDRNHWGSLKLKFSKDYSTFTMFWGYCDSPADEKGLEGVKK, from the coding sequence ATGAAACCAATTTTTATTACAATTCAGCTATTGCTTATTTCTTTTTCACTATCAGCTCAAATAGGGCGAACCTATCCGGATGGTCATGGAGGAAGGGTATTTTTTCCTTTTGGTGATATCTCTTTTGCTGATGAAGTAGTTGAGTTCCAGGTAGGCGATCCGGGACCGATTGAAGGATATGGCATACCTGAGCCCATCTTGGGGATTCCGGATTACACAGGGGATTTTGAGAAAAAATATACAACCCTTGGATATGGGGGTTCGCTTACCATAAAGTTTACTGATAATATTCTCTATGATATTCCGGGGCCTGATTTATACATCTTCGAAATAGGTCCTGATGTAGAACCTGTCGAAGTTCATATCTCTAAAAACGGAAATGATTGGATCAATGTGGGAAAAACCGGTGGAGGATTGTCTGAAGTTGATATTTCGGAGTATGTTAATGAATCGGATATTTTCAGATATGTCAAGATCGTCGATGTTAAAGATGGCAAAAGTGGCCGCTGGCCGGGTGCAGATGTCGATGCTATAGGTGCGATCGGATCAAGTATAAATTTTCAATTGAGCAGCTCAGTTTTATTTGATTTTGGAAAGGCTACCCTTGGAGAAGATAAGACAGAATTAAAGTCTATAGGTGAAAAAGTATCTGAAATAAATGGATTGACTGTTATAGAAGGATATACAGATAATGTAGGAAGCCAGGAAAGTAATATCGACCTGTCTAAAAGACGAGCAGAAGAAATAAGAAGCTATCTGATCAATAATCATAATATCGATGAGGGAAAAATAAAGGTATATGCTTTTGGTGAGAAAAATCCGGTCGCTGATAATACTACTGAAGAAGGCAGAAGCAAAAACCGCCGGGTAGAGATTATCGTATTCCCAAATGAAAATGAAGAGAGAAAAGGCGTTGTTGGTACCTGGGATGCCGGTAAATGGGGGGATCTTCATATTTATCGCTATGGTGATAAAATTGCAGGATGGTATGAAAGCGATGGAGGAGAAATCGTTGGAGAGCTAACCGACCCTTACACTATAGAGGGTAAGTGGGTTGAAAATGGATCCCGAAAAGAATGTGACTCATATGTTTACGATCGTAATCACTGGGGTAGTTTAAAGCTTAAGTTCAGTAAGGACTATTCTACATTCACCATGTTCTGGGGATATTGTGATAGTCCTGCCGATGAAAAAGGACTTGAAGGGGTTAAGAAATAA
- a CDS encoding nuclear transport factor 2 family protein: MKELVETWFTKWEKGDYQNLPITENFKHSSPFGTIDGKKAYLNLVKENEDKFLGQTFVIHDVIYEKDKACVRYTARQGKDFSLDVSEWYYVKNNLIEKIVAYYHIGEIREERRLDKPDLN, encoded by the coding sequence ATGAAAGAATTAGTAGAAACATGGTTTACCAAATGGGAAAAAGGTGATTATCAAAATCTGCCCATTACAGAAAACTTTAAGCACTCCAGTCCATTTGGAACGATTGATGGTAAAAAAGCTTACCTGAATCTGGTTAAAGAAAATGAAGATAAGTTCCTCGGGCAAACCTTCGTAATCCACGATGTTATTTATGAAAAAGATAAAGCCTGTGTCCGATATACTGCCAGACAGGGAAAGGATTTTTCTTTAGATGTGAGTGAGTGGTATTATGTGAAAAACAACTTAATCGAAAAAATAGTCGCTTATTATCACATTGGAGAAATAAGGGAGGAACGAAGGCTTGATAAACCAGATTTAAATTGA
- a CDS encoding HmuY family protein: MINFRLFSFAVVVQLLIFSCTDDQAPETEAVQSETIANLHAPQTSDYTTNPPTISGDFVKFDFSSGAVTTHQTDWDIAFRGTTILVNGGSSTGLSSEPERIGNAAAYIMEGTFSEVNNIDELKFSQDGENGLAIPTGSGNGWYNYNPANNIVSAIPGRVLVFRTADNNYAKVEILSYYKDSDTSSDSQHYTFNYTYQPDSEKESF; encoded by the coding sequence ATGATAAACTTTAGATTATTTTCATTTGCTGTAGTAGTTCAATTACTAATTTTTTCATGTACAGACGATCAGGCACCTGAAACTGAGGCTGTGCAATCTGAAACCATTGCAAATCTGCATGCTCCTCAGACTTCAGATTACACTACTAATCCTCCAACTATTTCAGGCGATTTTGTGAAGTTTGATTTTTCATCTGGAGCTGTTACCACCCACCAAACTGATTGGGATATTGCTTTTAGAGGAACAACTATTCTGGTTAATGGAGGGTCATCAACTGGTTTGTCTTCAGAGCCAGAGAGAATTGGAAATGCTGCTGCATACATAATGGAAGGAACCTTCAGTGAGGTTAATAATATTGATGAATTAAAGTTTTCGCAGGATGGAGAAAACGGACTCGCTATTCCTACTGGGTCGGGTAACGGTTGGTATAATTATAATCCGGCTAATAATATTGTATCTGCGATACCAGGAAGAGTACTGGTATTCAGGACTGCAGACAACAATTATGCAAAAGTAGAGATTTTGAGTTATTACAAGGATAGTGATACTTCTAGTGACAGTCAGCATTATACATTTAATTATACTTATCAACCGGACTCAGAAAAAGAATCATTTTGA
- a CDS encoding DUF998 domain-containing protein — protein sequence MNKNLVFASGILGAAFFIFSAFIGGFSIEDYSHISQYISESYAYGTPYGKYLRYFGYIPSGFFLTIFAFSAPAYFKKSGLARIGFWGIGIFYGIATIITSIFPCDEGCNKEMIDPSISQIIHNATGAFTYIFVPISLLLIGFGLRNDRRTLFLSYLSIGAGLFSILFVLILMSDPASNHIGLLQRIIEASILFWIVMCSIYIKIK from the coding sequence ATGAATAAAAACTTAGTATTTGCATCAGGTATCTTAGGAGCAGCGTTTTTTATATTTTCAGCTTTTATCGGGGGATTCTCAATTGAAGATTACAGCCACATTTCCCAATATATAAGTGAGTCGTATGCATATGGTACTCCTTATGGTAAGTATCTACGATATTTTGGATATATACCGAGTGGATTTTTTCTGACTATCTTTGCTTTTTCAGCGCCCGCCTATTTCAAAAAGTCAGGTTTAGCTCGAATTGGATTCTGGGGAATAGGAATATTTTATGGCATTGCTACAATTATTACCAGCATCTTCCCCTGTGATGAAGGGTGTAACAAAGAAATGATAGATCCCTCCATTTCACAGATAATTCATAATGCAACTGGAGCATTTACCTATATCTTCGTTCCAATAAGTTTGCTTTTAATTGGCTTTGGACTGCGAAATGATCGAAGAACTTTATTTTTGTCGTATCTGAGCATTGGGGCAGGGTTATTTTCAATACTTTTTGTGCTGATTTTAATGTCAGACCCGGCATCAAACCATATTGGACTACTGCAAAGAATTATTGAAGCATCAATTCTTTTCTGGATAGTCATGTGTTCAATTTATATAAAAATTAAGTAG